A section of the Schistosoma haematobium chromosome ZW, whole genome shotgun sequence genome encodes:
- the LRRC6_1 gene encoding Protein tilB, variant 2 (EggNog:ENOG410V7N1~COG:T) produces MVLITAHLIRKRAEHNDGEIYSLEEVALHQQNLERIELIENLCKSLRILYLQNNLIPKIENLSKLKKLEYLNLALNNIEKVENLEGCESLKKLDLTVNFIGDLFSIESLEYPGYREFVIATLPQLKLLDGVEITKSERIVALQNLERIRPVIEEKQREHGLKRNSEKVEAVRRKERFAKANTDSSYTTMGLEEYWSEKVPYTPESRIETHEYMQQKEKSRQETKNSRIEPRVITKYFAEDGRPYNINTAKIEFNLKEDILDDHDVYILDVAVYKHMDTALIKCDIQVNYVRVTLKRKVFQLALPDEVRADASHVKRSLTTGHLLITMPKASREIRISANNEHKSSHEKTNKTNHIFVQDFNKPNATFSELSGNNSSKCKKSLLHIKKQSTTPRMYNEYIEDCSDVPPLI; encoded by the exons ATGGTGTTAA TTACCGCACATCTCATTCGAAAACGTGCAGAACACAATGATGGGGAGATATACTCCCTTGAAGAAGTGGCTTTACATCAACAAAATCTTGAAAG gatTGAGCTTATTGAGAACTTGTGTAAAAGCCTTAGAATATTATATCTACAAAATAATCTCATTCCAAAAATCG AAAATCTATCAAAGTTGAAAAAACTAGAATATTTGAATTTAGCtctaaataatattgaaaaagtGGAGAACTTAGAAGGTTGCGAATCCTTAAAAAAGCTAGATTTGACAGTAAATTTTATTGGGGACTTGTTTAGTATTGAATCTTTAG AATATCCAGGGTATAGAGAATTTGTGATTGCTACGTTACCGCAATTAAAA TTGCTAGATGGAGTGGAAATAACTAAATCGGAACGCATTGTCGCATTGCAAAACTTGGAACGTATTCGTCCAGTCATAGAAGAAAAACAAAGAGAGCACGGATTGAAAAGA AATTCTGAAAAGGTCGAAGCAGTACGAAGAAAAGAAAGATTCGCCAAGGCAAATACAGATTCCAGTTA CACAACTATGGGTTTAGAAGAATATTGGTCTGAAAAAGTTCCTTACACACCCGAATCACGAATTGAAACACATGAATATAtgcaacaaaaagaaaaatcaaGACAAGAAACAAAAAACTCAAG GATAGAACCGCGAGTAATCACAAAATATTTTGCCGAAGACGGCCGACCATACAATATCAACACAGCTAA GATAGAGTTCAACCTCAAGGAAGATATATTAGACGATCACGATGTCTACATACTCGATGTTGCTGTATATAA GCATATGGATACAGCTTTGATAAAATGCGACATACAAGTCAATTACGTTCGAGTAACACTTAAAAGAAAG GTTTTCCAACTAGCTTTACCAGATGAAGTTAGAGCCGATGCTTCACATGTTAAGCGTTCTTTAACGACAGGACATTTGCTGATTACTATGCCAAAG GCATCTCGGGAAATCAGAATATCGGCAAATAATGAACATAAAAGTTCTCACGAAAAAACCAACAAAAC AAATCATATTTTTGTTCAGGATTTTAATAAGCCAAACGCTACTTTTAGTGAACTCTCTGGAAACAATTCATCAAAATGTAAGAAATCGCTTCTTCACATCAAAAAACAATCGACGACCCCAAGAATGTACAACGAATATATTGAAGACTGTTCAGACGTTCcaccgcttatttga
- the LRRC6_1 gene encoding Protein tilB, variant 6 (EggNog:ENOG410V7N1~COG:T) codes for MGLEEYWSEKVPYTPESRIETHEYMQQKEKSRQETKNSRIEPRVITKYFAEDGRPYNINTAKIEFNLKEDILDDHDVYILDVAVYKHMDTALIKCDIQVNYVRVTLKRKVFQLALPDEVRADASHVKRSLTTGHLLITMPKASREIRISANNEHKSSHEKTNKTNHIFVQDFNKPNATFSELSGNNSSKCKKSLLHIKKQSTTPRMYNEYIEDCSDVPPLI; via the exons ATGGGTTTAGAAGAATATTGGTCTGAAAAAGTTCCTTACACACCCGAATCACGAATTGAAACACATGAATATAtgcaacaaaaagaaaaatcaaGACAAGAAACAAAAAACTCAAG GATAGAACCGCGAGTAATCACAAAATATTTTGCCGAAGACGGCCGACCATACAATATCAACACAGCTAA GATAGAGTTCAACCTCAAGGAAGATATATTAGACGATCACGATGTCTACATACTCGATGTTGCTGTATATAA GCATATGGATACAGCTTTGATAAAATGCGACATACAAGTCAATTACGTTCGAGTAACACTTAAAAGAAAG GTTTTCCAACTAGCTTTACCAGATGAAGTTAGAGCCGATGCTTCACATGTTAAGCGTTCTTTAACGACAGGACATTTGCTGATTACTATGCCAAAG GCATCTCGGGAAATCAGAATATCGGCAAATAATGAACATAAAAGTTCTCACGAAAAAACCAACAAAAC AAATCATATTTTTGTTCAGGATTTTAATAAGCCAAACGCTACTTTTAGTGAACTCTCTGGAAACAATTCATCAAAATGTAAGAAATCGCTTCTTCACATCAAAAAACAATCGACGACCCCAAGAATGTACAACGAATATATTGAAGACTGTTCAGACGTTCcaccgcttatttga
- the LRRC6_1 gene encoding Protein tilB, variant 4 (EggNog:ENOG410V7N1~COG:T), translated as MVLITAHLIRKRAEHNDGEIYSLEEVALHQQNLERIELIENLCKSLRILYLQNNLIPKIENLSKLKKLEYLNLALNNIEKVENLEGCESLKKLDLTVNFIGDLFSIESLGNVHFLEELYLTGNPCTEYPGYREFVIATLPQLKVKIDFLFLHVKLLDGVEITKSERIVALQNLERIRPVIEEKQREHGLKRNSEKVEAVRRKERFAKANTDSSYTTMGLEEYWSEKVPYTPESRIETHEYMQQKEKSRQETKNSRIEPRVITKYFAEDGRPYNINTAKIEFNLKEDILDDHDVYILDVAVYKHMDTALIKCDIQVNYVRVTLKRKVFQLALPDEVRADASHVKRSLTTGHLLITMPKASREIRISANNEHKSSHEKTNKTNHIFVQDFNKPNATFSELSGNNSSKCKKSLLHIKKQSTTPRMYNEYIEDCSDVPPLI; from the exons ATGGTGTTAA TTACCGCACATCTCATTCGAAAACGTGCAGAACACAATGATGGGGAGATATACTCCCTTGAAGAAGTGGCTTTACATCAACAAAATCTTGAAAG gatTGAGCTTATTGAGAACTTGTGTAAAAGCCTTAGAATATTATATCTACAAAATAATCTCATTCCAAAAATCG AAAATCTATCAAAGTTGAAAAAACTAGAATATTTGAATTTAGCtctaaataatattgaaaaagtGGAGAACTTAGAAGGTTGCGAATCCTTAAAAAAGCTAGATTTGACAGTAAATTTTATTGGGGACTTGTTTAGTATTGAATCTTTAGGTAATGTGCATTTTCTTGAAGAACT TTATTTAACTGGAAATCCGTGCACAGAATATCCAGGGTATAGAGAATTTGTGATTGCTACGTTACCGCAATTAAAAGTAAAGatagattttctttttttacatgTAAAGTTGCTAGATGGAGTGGAAATAACTAAATCGGAACGCATTGTCGCATTGCAAAACTTGGAACGTATTCGTCCAGTCATAGAAGAAAAACAAAGAGAGCACGGATTGAAAAGA AATTCTGAAAAGGTCGAAGCAGTACGAAGAAAAGAAAGATTCGCCAAGGCAAATACAGATTCCAGTTA CACAACTATGGGTTTAGAAGAATATTGGTCTGAAAAAGTTCCTTACACACCCGAATCACGAATTGAAACACATGAATATAtgcaacaaaaagaaaaatcaaGACAAGAAACAAAAAACTCAAG GATAGAACCGCGAGTAATCACAAAATATTTTGCCGAAGACGGCCGACCATACAATATCAACACAGCTAA GATAGAGTTCAACCTCAAGGAAGATATATTAGACGATCACGATGTCTACATACTCGATGTTGCTGTATATAA GCATATGGATACAGCTTTGATAAAATGCGACATACAAGTCAATTACGTTCGAGTAACACTTAAAAGAAAG GTTTTCCAACTAGCTTTACCAGATGAAGTTAGAGCCGATGCTTCACATGTTAAGCGTTCTTTAACGACAGGACATTTGCTGATTACTATGCCAAAG GCATCTCGGGAAATCAGAATATCGGCAAATAATGAACATAAAAGTTCTCACGAAAAAACCAACAAAAC AAATCATATTTTTGTTCAGGATTTTAATAAGCCAAACGCTACTTTTAGTGAACTCTCTGGAAACAATTCATCAAAATGTAAGAAATCGCTTCTTCACATCAAAAAACAATCGACGACCCCAAGAATGTACAACGAATATATTGAAGACTGTTCAGACGTTCcaccgcttatttga
- the LRRC6_1 gene encoding Protein tilB, variant 7 (EggNog:ENOG410V7N1~COG:T), whose protein sequence is MVLITAHLIRKRAEHNDGEIYSLEEVALHQQNLERIELIENLCKSLRILYLQNNLIPKIENLSKLKKLEYLNLALNNIEKVENLEGCESLKKLDLTVNFIGDLFSIESLGNVHFLEELYLTGNPCTEYPGYREFVIATLPQLKLLDGVEITKSERIVALQNLERIRPVIEEKQREHGLKRNSEKVEAVRRKERFAKANTDSSYTTMGLEEYWSEKVPYTPESRIETHEYMQQKEKSRQETKNSRIEPRVITKYFAEDGRPYNINTAKIEFNLKEDILDDHDVYILDVAVYKHMDTALIKCDIQVNYVRVTLKRKVFQLALPDEVRADASHVKRSLTTGHLLITMPKASREIRISANNEHKSSHEKTNKTNHIFVQDFNKPNATFSELSGNNSSKCKKSLLHIKKQSTTPRMYNEYIEDCSDVPPLI, encoded by the exons ATGGTGTTAA TTACCGCACATCTCATTCGAAAACGTGCAGAACACAATGATGGGGAGATATACTCCCTTGAAGAAGTGGCTTTACATCAACAAAATCTTGAAAG gatTGAGCTTATTGAGAACTTGTGTAAAAGCCTTAGAATATTATATCTACAAAATAATCTCATTCCAAAAATCG AAAATCTATCAAAGTTGAAAAAACTAGAATATTTGAATTTAGCtctaaataatattgaaaaagtGGAGAACTTAGAAGGTTGCGAATCCTTAAAAAAGCTAGATTTGACAGTAAATTTTATTGGGGACTTGTTTAGTATTGAATCTTTAGGTAATGTGCATTTTCTTGAAGAACT TTATTTAACTGGAAATCCGTGCACAGAATATCCAGGGTATAGAGAATTTGTGATTGCTACGTTACCGCAATTAAAA TTGCTAGATGGAGTGGAAATAACTAAATCGGAACGCATTGTCGCATTGCAAAACTTGGAACGTATTCGTCCAGTCATAGAAGAAAAACAAAGAGAGCACGGATTGAAAAGA AATTCTGAAAAGGTCGAAGCAGTACGAAGAAAAGAAAGATTCGCCAAGGCAAATACAGATTCCAGTTA CACAACTATGGGTTTAGAAGAATATTGGTCTGAAAAAGTTCCTTACACACCCGAATCACGAATTGAAACACATGAATATAtgcaacaaaaagaaaaatcaaGACAAGAAACAAAAAACTCAAG GATAGAACCGCGAGTAATCACAAAATATTTTGCCGAAGACGGCCGACCATACAATATCAACACAGCTAA GATAGAGTTCAACCTCAAGGAAGATATATTAGACGATCACGATGTCTACATACTCGATGTTGCTGTATATAA GCATATGGATACAGCTTTGATAAAATGCGACATACAAGTCAATTACGTTCGAGTAACACTTAAAAGAAAG GTTTTCCAACTAGCTTTACCAGATGAAGTTAGAGCCGATGCTTCACATGTTAAGCGTTCTTTAACGACAGGACATTTGCTGATTACTATGCCAAAG GCATCTCGGGAAATCAGAATATCGGCAAATAATGAACATAAAAGTTCTCACGAAAAAACCAACAAAAC AAATCATATTTTTGTTCAGGATTTTAATAAGCCAAACGCTACTTTTAGTGAACTCTCTGGAAACAATTCATCAAAATGTAAGAAATCGCTTCTTCACATCAAAAAACAATCGACGACCCCAAGAATGTACAACGAATATATTGAAGACTGTTCAGACGTTCcaccgcttatttga
- the LRRC6_1 gene encoding Protein tilB, variant 8 (EggNog:ENOG410V7N1~COG:T), whose product MCCSYLTGNPCTEYPGYREFVIATLPQLKLLDGVEITKSERIVALQNLERIRPVIEEKQREHGLKRNSEKVEAVRRKERFAKANTDSSYTTMGLEEYWSEKVPYTPESRIETHEYMQQKEKSRQETKNSRIEPRVITKYFAEDGRPYNINTAKIEFNLKEDILDDHDVYILDVAVYKHMDTALIKCDIQVNYVRVTLKRKVFQLALPDEVRADASHVKRSLTTGHLLITMPKASREIRISANNEHKSSHEKTNKTNHIFVQDFNKPNATFSELSGNNSSKCKKSLLHIKKQSTTPRMYNEYIEDCSDVPPLI is encoded by the exons ATGTGTTGTAGTTATTTAACTGGAAATCCGTGCACAGAATATCCAGGGTATAGAGAATTTGTGATTGCTACGTTACCGCAATTAAAA TTGCTAGATGGAGTGGAAATAACTAAATCGGAACGCATTGTCGCATTGCAAAACTTGGAACGTATTCGTCCAGTCATAGAAGAAAAACAAAGAGAGCACGGATTGAAAAGA AATTCTGAAAAGGTCGAAGCAGTACGAAGAAAAGAAAGATTCGCCAAGGCAAATACAGATTCCAGTTA CACAACTATGGGTTTAGAAGAATATTGGTCTGAAAAAGTTCCTTACACACCCGAATCACGAATTGAAACACATGAATATAtgcaacaaaaagaaaaatcaaGACAAGAAACAAAAAACTCAAG GATAGAACCGCGAGTAATCACAAAATATTTTGCCGAAGACGGCCGACCATACAATATCAACACAGCTAA GATAGAGTTCAACCTCAAGGAAGATATATTAGACGATCACGATGTCTACATACTCGATGTTGCTGTATATAA GCATATGGATACAGCTTTGATAAAATGCGACATACAAGTCAATTACGTTCGAGTAACACTTAAAAGAAAG GTTTTCCAACTAGCTTTACCAGATGAAGTTAGAGCCGATGCTTCACATGTTAAGCGTTCTTTAACGACAGGACATTTGCTGATTACTATGCCAAAG GCATCTCGGGAAATCAGAATATCGGCAAATAATGAACATAAAAGTTCTCACGAAAAAACCAACAAAAC AAATCATATTTTTGTTCAGGATTTTAATAAGCCAAACGCTACTTTTAGTGAACTCTCTGGAAACAATTCATCAAAATGTAAGAAATCGCTTCTTCACATCAAAAAACAATCGACGACCCCAAGAATGTACAACGAATATATTGAAGACTGTTCAGACGTTCcaccgcttatttga
- the LRRC6_1 gene encoding Protein tilB (EggNog:ENOG410V7N1~COG:T) has protein sequence MDTALIKCDIQVNYVRVTLKRKVFQLALPDEVRADASHVKRSLTTGHLLITMPKASREIRISANNEHKSSHEKTNKTNHIFVQDFNKPNATFSELSGNNSSKCKKSLLHIKKQSTTPRMYNEYIEDCSDVPPLI, from the exons ATGGATACAGCTTTGATAAAATGCGACATACAAGTCAATTACGTTCGAGTAACACTTAAAAGAAAG GTTTTCCAACTAGCTTTACCAGATGAAGTTAGAGCCGATGCTTCACATGTTAAGCGTTCTTTAACGACAGGACATTTGCTGATTACTATGCCAAAG GCATCTCGGGAAATCAGAATATCGGCAAATAATGAACATAAAAGTTCTCACGAAAAAACCAACAAAAC AAATCATATTTTTGTTCAGGATTTTAATAAGCCAAACGCTACTTTTAGTGAACTCTCTGGAAACAATTCATCAAAATGTAAGAAATCGCTTCTTCACATCAAAAAACAATCGACGACCCCAAGAATGTACAACGAATATATTGAAGACTGTTCAGACGTTCcaccgcttatttga
- the LRRC6_1 gene encoding Protein tilB, variant 3 (EggNog:ENOG410V7N1~COG:T), translating into MCCSYLTGNPCTEYPGYREFVIATLPQLKVKIDFLFLHVKLLDGVEITKSERIVALQNLERIRPVIEEKQREHGLKRNSEKVEAVRRKERFAKANTDSSYTTMGLEEYWSEKVPYTPESRIETHEYMQQKEKSRQETKNSRIEPRVITKYFAEDGRPYNINTAKIEFNLKEDILDDHDVYILDVAVYKHMDTALIKCDIQVNYVRVTLKRKVFQLALPDEVRADASHVKRSLTTGHLLITMPKASREIRISANNEHKSSHEKTNKTNHIFVQDFNKPNATFSELSGNNSSKCKKSLLHIKKQSTTPRMYNEYIEDCSDVPPLI; encoded by the exons ATGTGTTGTAGTTATTTAACTGGAAATCCGTGCACAGAATATCCAGGGTATAGAGAATTTGTGATTGCTACGTTACCGCAATTAAAAGTAAAGatagattttctttttttacatgTAAAGTTGCTAGATGGAGTGGAAATAACTAAATCGGAACGCATTGTCGCATTGCAAAACTTGGAACGTATTCGTCCAGTCATAGAAGAAAAACAAAGAGAGCACGGATTGAAAAGA AATTCTGAAAAGGTCGAAGCAGTACGAAGAAAAGAAAGATTCGCCAAGGCAAATACAGATTCCAGTTA CACAACTATGGGTTTAGAAGAATATTGGTCTGAAAAAGTTCCTTACACACCCGAATCACGAATTGAAACACATGAATATAtgcaacaaaaagaaaaatcaaGACAAGAAACAAAAAACTCAAG GATAGAACCGCGAGTAATCACAAAATATTTTGCCGAAGACGGCCGACCATACAATATCAACACAGCTAA GATAGAGTTCAACCTCAAGGAAGATATATTAGACGATCACGATGTCTACATACTCGATGTTGCTGTATATAA GCATATGGATACAGCTTTGATAAAATGCGACATACAAGTCAATTACGTTCGAGTAACACTTAAAAGAAAG GTTTTCCAACTAGCTTTACCAGATGAAGTTAGAGCCGATGCTTCACATGTTAAGCGTTCTTTAACGACAGGACATTTGCTGATTACTATGCCAAAG GCATCTCGGGAAATCAGAATATCGGCAAATAATGAACATAAAAGTTCTCACGAAAAAACCAACAAAAC AAATCATATTTTTGTTCAGGATTTTAATAAGCCAAACGCTACTTTTAGTGAACTCTCTGGAAACAATTCATCAAAATGTAAGAAATCGCTTCTTCACATCAAAAAACAATCGACGACCCCAAGAATGTACAACGAATATATTGAAGACTGTTCAGACGTTCcaccgcttatttga
- the LRRC6_1 gene encoding Protein tilB, variant 5 (EggNog:ENOG410V7N1~COG:T): MGLEEYWSEKVPYTPESRIETHEYMQQKEKSRQETKNSRIEPRVITKYFAEDGRPYNINTAKIEFNLKEDILDDHDVYILDVAVYKHMDTALIKCDIQVNYVRVTLKRKVFQLALPDEVRADASHVKRSLTTGHLLITMPKKSYFCSGF, from the exons ATGGGTTTAGAAGAATATTGGTCTGAAAAAGTTCCTTACACACCCGAATCACGAATTGAAACACATGAATATAtgcaacaaaaagaaaaatcaaGACAAGAAACAAAAAACTCAAG GATAGAACCGCGAGTAATCACAAAATATTTTGCCGAAGACGGCCGACCATACAATATCAACACAGCTAA GATAGAGTTCAACCTCAAGGAAGATATATTAGACGATCACGATGTCTACATACTCGATGTTGCTGTATATAA GCATATGGATACAGCTTTGATAAAATGCGACATACAAGTCAATTACGTTCGAGTAACACTTAAAAGAAAG GTTTTCCAACTAGCTTTACCAGATGAAGTTAGAGCCGATGCTTCACATGTTAAGCGTTCTTTAACGACAGGACATTTGCTGATTACTATGCCAAAG AAATCATATTTTTGTTCAGGATTTTAA